In a single window of the Niabella ginsenosidivorans genome:
- the ppk1 gene encoding polyphosphate kinase 1, whose product MSEAPKFFSRDLSWLSFNGTVLAEAAKPEVPLLERILFLAIFSSNLDEFYRVRVPVAIALSTIKEDLSTDETLVKEIQQTVNRQQEFFGKVLVSEIIPALKEQHICLVYNEPLPEALYRQTTAYFYSTLAAYLQVTYLGTEALFLENNHLYFAVTLQEGTAAKLAIVAIPSHLVPRFFTAAANNRQYVVFIDDIIRKHLPVIFKGYQVQGAYSIKVTRDADLNLQDEYVEDLAGKIETQISKRDAGLATRLLYAPDLPADALRRLIIACRMEGSVITAGGRYHNLKDFFSFPVNRPDLKYLPQLPVNLYMGAEGIFEFMEQQDRLVHTPYMSYDAVLRFFNEAAIDQDTEEIYTTLYRVASDSKIAHALMTAAKNGKKVTAFIELKARFDEANNIKWAKVMKGAGVNIIYSIPGLKVHAKVTLVKRRQNGRLRYYGLLATGNFNENTARVYADHILLTTSHSLLRELELLFIFLAKRRKPRVEETGLFQQLLVAQFNLLDRFMQMIENEIANKRKGLPAGIRIKLNNIQEETLINKLYDASNAGVPVELIVRSICRVVPGVKGMSENITVKRIVDRYLEHGRVFIFHNNGDPLVFMGSADWMNRNIYSRIEVCLPINDAQLKSELISIVNLQWEDNAAAVEINSRLETIAPSVQKPVIRSQQEIYSYIKCVLNDGG is encoded by the coding sequence ATGAGCGAAGCTCCGAAATTTTTTTCCCGCGATCTCAGCTGGTTAAGTTTTAACGGAACGGTGCTGGCCGAAGCGGCTAAACCGGAAGTGCCATTGCTGGAACGGATTCTTTTTCTGGCTATTTTTTCATCCAACCTGGATGAGTTTTACCGGGTGCGTGTTCCGGTAGCCATTGCGCTGAGCACCATCAAAGAAGACCTTTCAACAGATGAAACACTGGTAAAGGAGATACAGCAAACGGTGAACCGGCAGCAGGAATTTTTTGGTAAGGTGCTGGTCAGTGAAATTATTCCGGCCCTTAAAGAGCAGCATATCTGCCTGGTATATAATGAACCGTTGCCGGAGGCATTATACAGGCAAACAACAGCTTATTTTTACAGCACGCTTGCTGCTTATTTGCAGGTAACCTACCTGGGCACAGAAGCATTGTTTCTTGAGAACAACCACCTGTATTTTGCTGTGACCCTGCAAGAAGGAACCGCAGCAAAGCTGGCTATTGTAGCCATACCTTCGCACCTGGTGCCCCGTTTTTTCACAGCTGCGGCTAACAACCGGCAGTATGTTGTTTTTATTGATGATATCATCCGGAAGCACCTTCCGGTAATTTTCAAAGGATACCAGGTACAGGGCGCATACAGCATAAAAGTAACACGGGATGCGGACCTGAACCTGCAGGATGAGTATGTGGAGGATCTTGCCGGGAAAATTGAAACACAGATATCCAAAAGAGATGCCGGCCTGGCCACACGCCTGCTTTATGCACCGGATCTGCCGGCGGATGCATTGCGCAGGCTGATCATTGCCTGCAGGATGGAAGGGTCCGTAATTACGGCAGGCGGGCGCTATCATAATTTAAAAGACTTTTTTTCTTTTCCGGTAAACCGGCCTGATTTAAAGTATTTGCCGCAGTTGCCCGTTAACCTGTATATGGGCGCAGAAGGAATTTTTGAATTTATGGAGCAGCAGGACAGGCTGGTGCATACGCCCTATATGTCCTATGACGCTGTATTGCGCTTTTTTAATGAAGCTGCGATAGACCAGGATACGGAAGAGATCTATACCACCCTGTACCGGGTAGCCAGCGACTCAAAGATCGCGCATGCGCTCATGACCGCGGCAAAGAACGGTAAAAAGGTAACCGCTTTTATTGAGCTGAAAGCCCGGTTTGACGAGGCCAACAATATCAAATGGGCCAAAGTGATGAAAGGCGCCGGGGTAAACATTATTTACAGCATTCCGGGGTTAAAAGTGCATGCCAAAGTAACCCTGGTAAAAAGAAGGCAGAACGGACGTTTGCGGTATTATGGGTTGTTGGCTACGGGTAATTTTAATGAAAATACCGCCAGAGTATATGCAGATCATATCTTACTGACCACCAGCCACTCCTTATTAAGAGAATTAGAGCTCCTGTTCATTTTTCTGGCAAAACGGAGAAAACCCCGTGTGGAGGAAACGGGGCTGTTCCAACAGCTTCTGGTAGCACAATTTAATCTGCTTGACCGTTTTATGCAGATGATTGAGAACGAAATTGCCAATAAAAGAAAAGGATTACCAGCAGGCATCCGCATAAAATTGAACAACATTCAAGAGGAAACGTTAATCAATAAACTGTATGATGCAAGCAATGCCGGTGTTCCCGTGGAGCTGATCGTCAGGAGTATTTGCCGGGTGGTACCGGGCGTAAAGGGCATGAGCGAAAATATCACTGTAAAACGGATCGTTGACCGTTATCTGGAGCATGGCCGCGTTTTTATTTTTCATAATAATGGAGATCCGTTGGTATTTATGGGCTCCGCTGACTGGATGAACCGGAACATTTACAGCCGGATTGAGGTATGTTTACCGATAAATGATGCGCAATTGAAAAGTGAGCTTATCTCAATAGTAAATTTGCAGTGGGAAGATAATGCGGCTGCGGTTGAGATCAATAGCCGGCTGGAGACTATTGCTCCTTCTGTTCAAAAGCCCGTTATCCGCTCACAACAGGAAATTTATTCATATATAAAATGTGTGCTGAATGATGGTGGTTAG
- a CDS encoding SdiA-regulated domain-containing protein, with amino-acid sequence MMVVRYLLIFVILFVQVSCLNSQQKHYTSPDGYDLQHPQVFQMPKELEEISGNAFYAGNKDMLYAIQDEDGYIYSFQLGSDKVQATRFGKKGDYEDVTIYKGTAIVLKSNGTLFSVPVSEIGKPKAEGVQEWKGLLPDGEYESLFADEKNKELYVMCKSCHADRKNSVVTVYVFDLSADSVQPKNNFTFDAAQLGNYIPSKKYILFKPSAIALNPLTDEWYLLSSVNKLLVVTDRSWKVKQVHELKNAVFEQPEGISFDANGNLYISSEAGENEQGVVMKFAYKPTK; translated from the coding sequence ATGATGGTGGTTAGATACTTGCTGATATTCGTAATCCTTTTTGTTCAGGTGTCCTGTTTGAATAGTCAGCAAAAGCACTATACAAGCCCCGATGGTTATGACCTGCAGCATCCGCAGGTTTTTCAGATGCCAAAAGAGCTGGAGGAAATTTCCGGTAATGCCTTTTATGCAGGTAATAAGGATATGCTGTATGCCATACAGGATGAGGACGGGTATATCTATTCTTTTCAATTAGGCAGTGATAAGGTACAGGCTACCAGGTTTGGGAAGAAAGGGGATTATGAAGACGTTACCATCTATAAGGGCACAGCCATTGTTTTAAAAAGCAATGGAACATTGTTCAGTGTTCCTGTGAGCGAAATAGGAAAACCAAAGGCTGAAGGCGTGCAGGAATGGAAAGGTCTTTTGCCGGATGGCGAATATGAATCCCTGTTTGCAGATGAAAAAAATAAGGAGCTGTATGTAATGTGCAAATCCTGTCATGCCGATCGTAAAAATTCGGTGGTTACAGTGTATGTTTTTGATCTTTCGGCCGATTCTGTACAACCCAAAAATAATTTTACATTTGATGCTGCACAATTAGGAAATTATATCCCCTCAAAAAAGTATATCCTGTTTAAGCCCAGCGCCATTGCGCTAAACCCTCTTACGGATGAGTGGTATCTTCTTTCTTCGGTCAACAAGCTGCTGGTAGTTACAGACAGGAGCTGGAAGGTAAAGCAGGTACATGAATTAAAGAATGCTGTTTTTGAGCAACCGGAAGGAATCTCCTTTGATGCAAATGGTAACCTGTACATCAGCTCCGAGGCAGGAGAGAATGAGCAAGGTGTGGTTATGAAATTTGCCTATAAACCAACAAAATAG
- a CDS encoding Pycsar system effector family protein — MNEPQLLNHIEQYVQQFMDEHYRPELLYHNKEHTIRVVRAAKQIGEHYRLNEQDFLIVVAAAWFHDLGYYTAGRTDHEKEGARLAADYLQRQHVDTDTITKIQHCILATKMPQNARTLLEQIVCDSDLFHLGTTDFADCNKLMRKEAEAVKGSEISKADWRSKTIQLLQGHQYYTDYCRILLNDQQQQNLDKLLQKEERKKEELPETKQPEQVIEDKKNRNKETSRGVETLFRTTSANNQRLSDMADNKAHILITVNSIILSVILSVLIRKLDNNTHLIYPTILILATSVSTMVISILATRPSIPAGIFTQSDVDTQKVNLLFFGNFYKMHLEDYARGMWKVMGDRDFLYGTLIKDVYSQGVVLGRKYKLLRLAYNIFMFGIVVSVLAFIIAIYTVQ, encoded by the coding sequence ATGAACGAACCCCAACTCCTCAATCATATCGAACAATATGTTCAGCAGTTTATGGATGAGCATTACAGGCCGGAGCTCCTGTATCATAATAAAGAGCATACCATCCGCGTGGTGCGCGCCGCTAAACAGATTGGTGAGCATTACCGGTTAAATGAACAGGATTTTCTGATCGTGGTTGCCGCGGCCTGGTTTCATGACCTGGGGTACTATACTGCCGGCCGTACAGATCATGAAAAGGAGGGCGCCCGGCTGGCGGCAGATTACCTGCAACGGCAACATGTAGACACAGATACAATTACCAAAATACAGCATTGTATACTGGCAACAAAAATGCCCCAGAATGCCCGGACGCTTCTAGAGCAGATCGTTTGTGATTCGGATCTGTTCCACCTGGGAACTACTGATTTTGCCGACTGCAATAAACTGATGCGTAAGGAGGCTGAAGCAGTAAAAGGATCGGAAATTTCAAAAGCTGATTGGAGAAGCAAAACCATTCAGCTGTTGCAGGGGCATCAGTATTATACGGATTATTGCCGGATACTGCTGAATGACCAGCAACAGCAGAACCTGGATAAACTGCTGCAAAAGGAGGAAAGAAAGAAAGAAGAACTGCCGGAAACAAAGCAGCCTGAACAGGTCATTGAAGATAAAAAAAACAGGAACAAGGAAACCAGCAGGGGTGTTGAAACCCTGTTCAGGACCACCTCTGCCAACAACCAGCGGTTAAGTGATATGGCAGATAATAAAGCCCATATCCTGATTACCGTAAACTCCATTATTCTTTCGGTGATCCTGAGTGTGCTGATCCGGAAGCTGGACAATAATACCCATCTTATTTACCCTACGATCCTGATCCTTGCTACATCAGTATCTACAATGGTCATCAGCATCCTGGCAACACGGCCTTCTATTCCTGCCGGTATTTTTACACAAAGTGATGTGGATACCCAAAAGGTGAACCTGTTATTCTTTGGCAATTTTTACAAAATGCATCTGGAAGACTATGCCAGGGGCATGTGGAAGGTAATGGGCGACCGGGATTTTTTATACGGAACCCTTATAAAAGATGTTTATTCACAGGGAGTGGTATTGGGCCGGAAATATAAGCTGCTCCGGCTGGCATACAATATTTTTATGTTCGGGATTGTGGTGTCTGTACTGGCATTTATTATAGCGATCTATACTGTGCAATAA